One stretch of Tenrec ecaudatus isolate mTenEca1 chromosome 18, mTenEca1.hap1, whole genome shotgun sequence DNA includes these proteins:
- the LOC142431656 gene encoding free fatty acid receptor 2-like, translated as MALSPRSLGLFFIYLISFLVGLPANLLAMRAFIGRVRQPQPAPIHILLLSLTLADLLLLLLLPFKMMEAAYDFYWPLGDLLCILTGFGFYSGIYCSTWLLAGISIERYRSVAFPVQYKLSRRPLYGVVAAVVSSVLSFGHCSIVIIVENLPTNKTTHQAQGLPVCYDDFTDEQLALLLPVRLELCLVLFFIPMVVTIFCYWRFVHIMLSRPQVGARKRWRAVALAAVTLFNFLVCFGPYNVSHVVGFIQRRSQSWRACAVLLSALNACIDPLIFYFSSSAVRKAFNKGLQRLQAWGASLSGCWRTRTQEQALEKGDGRSGMTNINFRED; from the coding sequence ATGGCGCTCAGTCCCCGGAGCCTGGGCCTTTTCTTTATCTACCTCATCTCCTTTCTCGTTGGTCTTCCCGCCAACCTGCTGGCCATGCGGGCCTTCATCGGGCGGGTCCGGCAGCCTCAGCCTGCCCCCATCCACATCCTGCTCCTCAGCCTGACGCTCGcagacctgctgctgctgctgctgctgcccttcAAGATGATGGAGGCCGCCTACGATTTCTACTGGCCCCTGGGCGACCTTCTCTGCATCCTCACCGGCTTTGGCTTCTACAGCGGCATCTACTGCAGCACCTGGCTCCTGGCGGGCATCAGCATCGAGCGCTACCGCAGCGTGGCTTTCCCCGTGCAGTACAAGCTCTCCCGCCGGCCCCTCTACGGCGTGGTGGCCGCTGTGGTGTCCAGTGTCTTGTCCTTCGGACACTGCAGCATTGTCATCATTGTCGAGAACTTACCGACCAACAAGACGACCCATCAGGCCCAAGGGCTCCCTGTCTGCTACGACGACTTTACCGACGAGCAACTGGCCCTGCTGCTCCCGGTGCGCCTGGAGCTGTGCCTGGTGCTCTTCTTCATCCCCATGGTGGTGACCATCTTCTGCTACTGGCGCTTTGTGCACATCATGCTGTCCAGGCCGCAGGTGGGAGCCCGCAAGCGCTGGAGAGCCGTGGCGCTGGCTGCGGTGACGCTCTTCAACTTCCTGGTCTGTTTCGGGCCCTACAATGTGTCTCACGTGGTGGGCTTCATCCAAAGGAGAAGCCAGAGTTGGCGAGCCTGTGCCGTGTTGCTCAGCGCTCTCAACGCTTGCATTGACCCCTTGATTTTCTATTTCTCCTCCTCTGCTGTACGCAAAGCTTTTAATAAAGGGCTGCAGAGGCTACAGGCTTGGGGTGCCTCGCTATCGGGGTGCTGGAGGACAAGAACTCAAGAGCAGGCCTTAGAAAAAGGAGATGGGAGATCAGGTATGACCAATATCAACTTCAGGGAAGACTAG